The following proteins come from a genomic window of Leptospira andrefontaineae:
- a CDS encoding ATP-binding cassette domain-containing protein: MERDSSETILSIQDLNVKIGSSYILKSFDFQISKKEVHALVGESGSGKSTFANTVLGLLDKKASVSWKKFHIFSQDVPNGDFSLWENWRGKRISLIPQTAAIGLHPFLSIGSQILEYFSLIQPEFANEETCIRLLKEFGLSDPIAAWKSKPHQLSGGERQRILVLLSVYSGAELILADEPTSALDPNTGKAILELLKSRVKELGAGLLFISHDLSSARELADTITVMRSGEKLETLKNQNGSWEPHLEYSRKLFTLDENPA, encoded by the coding sequence AACAATTCTTTCTATACAAGACCTGAATGTAAAAATCGGGTCTTCTTACATTCTTAAAAGCTTCGATTTCCAAATTTCAAAAAAAGAAGTACATGCTTTGGTCGGAGAATCCGGAAGCGGAAAATCCACTTTTGCAAATACAGTTCTTGGGCTTTTAGATAAAAAGGCTTCCGTATCTTGGAAAAAATTCCATATCTTCTCCCAAGATGTACCTAACGGAGATTTTTCTCTCTGGGAAAATTGGCGAGGAAAACGGATCAGTTTGATCCCTCAAACCGCAGCGATCGGTCTTCATCCATTCTTGAGTATTGGATCTCAGATCTTGGAATATTTTTCTCTCATCCAACCTGAGTTTGCAAACGAGGAAACTTGTATTCGTTTATTAAAAGAATTCGGACTTTCGGATCCGATTGCTGCTTGGAAGTCGAAACCCCACCAACTTTCCGGCGGAGAAAGACAGAGAATTTTAGTACTACTTTCGGTGTATTCCGGAGCAGAGCTGATTCTGGCCGATGAACCGACATCCGCTTTAGATCCTAATACTGGAAAGGCGATCCTGGAACTTCTAAAATCCAGGGTGAAAGAGCTGGGAGCGGGGCTTCTATTTATCAGCCATGATCTTAGTTCTGCTAGGGAACTGGCCGATACTATTACTGTGATGAGATCTGGAGAAAAACTGGAGACCCTAAAAAACCAAAACGGGTCCTGGGAACCTCATTTAGAGTATTCCAGAAAACTGTTTACTTTGGATGAAAATCCCGCTTAA
- a CDS encoding FHA domain-containing protein, which yields MKIPLKLQNLMIRSFFFHFLILAAFVYSTFVGAENIHLEEYDISRYPKVELKLRAGKGVSLDQEILTVSEQKENRSRRVGPLKIHRPEGTRPVHIYLITQMTNSFDHNVQATEILKTIVERADSADRFSFVFFTDDVFFSKDDLSKSDALKEAKVPGGKSNRNTSANLDYVFQKISSRLKDTDYILTIFYDQDFIPSNEAQNGEYTPNIPINVLSFPSNGGKFLPKRYGGTFYSLNSPDFRTQVFGDLDYFRKEPWSLVYESPFQDEWQFQGSGNLEVELETKNSRRLSFSYDLPFRTRLAVFLLHPSIFLPSFTFLLVLTLVALIVVLKKGKKQNPEGTVSPEERLHTIEFEQDAYRKMYGNQYQLVYSEEDRIETERAAPVALKEFEQGESYEKATLVFKEGRNPGKQYSLARAETNIGNSDLCDLVLYEQSVSKNHARIRKVRNRYVLYDLVSESGTFLNGKKILRPRILYDFDEIGIGKALLVFRGK from the coding sequence ATGAAAATCCCGCTTAAATTGCAAAACCTTATGATCCGTTCCTTCTTCTTTCATTTTCTGATCTTAGCGGCTTTCGTATATTCTACGTTTGTCGGGGCGGAAAATATTCATTTGGAAGAATATGATATTTCCAGATATCCTAAAGTAGAATTAAAATTGAGAGCAGGTAAGGGTGTATCCTTAGATCAGGAAATTCTCACGGTTTCGGAACAGAAAGAAAATCGTTCCAGAAGAGTAGGACCTCTTAAGATCCATAGACCGGAAGGTACAAGACCGGTCCATATTTATCTGATTACTCAAATGACGAATTCATTCGATCATAATGTGCAGGCCACAGAGATCTTAAAAACAATTGTGGAAAGAGCAGATTCTGCGGATAGGTTCAGTTTTGTATTTTTTACGGATGATGTATTCTTCTCCAAAGATGACTTAAGTAAATCGGATGCTTTAAAAGAAGCCAAGGTACCGGGTGGGAAGTCCAACAGGAATACTTCTGCAAACCTAGACTATGTTTTCCAAAAGATCTCTTCCCGTTTGAAAGATACGGATTATATACTCACAATCTTTTACGACCAAGATTTTATTCCATCCAACGAAGCACAGAATGGAGAATACACTCCCAATATCCCCATCAATGTTTTGTCCTTTCCTTCTAATGGAGGAAAGTTTTTACCCAAAAGATATGGTGGAACATTCTATTCATTGAATAGTCCTGATTTTAGGACCCAAGTTTTTGGAGATCTGGATTATTTCAGAAAAGAGCCTTGGTCCCTGGTTTATGAGTCTCCTTTCCAAGACGAATGGCAATTCCAAGGAAGTGGAAATCTGGAAGTAGAACTAGAAACTAAAAATTCCAGAAGACTTAGCTTTTCTTATGATCTTCCGTTTAGAACCAGGCTAGCTGTTTTCTTATTACATCCTTCTATCTTTTTGCCTAGCTTTACTTTCTTATTAGTTCTTACTTTGGTTGCTCTGATCGTGGTTTTGAAAAAAGGAAAAAAGCAAAATCCTGAAGGAACTGTTAGTCCGGAAGAAAGACTTCATACAATAGAATTTGAACAAGACGCTTACCGTAAAATGTACGGCAACCAATACCAACTCGTTTACTCCGAGGAAGATCGGATCGAAACGGAAAGGGCGGCTCCGGTCGCTTTAAAGGAATTCGAACAAGGTGAGTCCTACGAAAAGGCCACCCTTGTTTTTAAAGAGGGAAGAAATCCAGGTAAACAATACTCACTCGCAAGAGCTGAGACCAATATAGGAAATTCAGACCTTTGTGATCTGGTCTTATACGAACAATCTGTCAGTAAAAATCATGCAAGGATCAGAAAGGTTCGTAATCGTTATGTTCTATACGATCTGGTTTCAGAATCGGGAACCTTCTTAAATGGTAAAAAAATTCTGAGACCGAGGATCTTGTACGATTTTGACGAGATCGGAATCGGCAAGGCTCTACTCGTTTTCCGAGGCAAATGA
- the leuC gene encoding 3-isopropylmalate dehydratase large subunit codes for MKTMFEKIWEDHLVGELDGGSYLLYIDRHLIHEVTSPQAFDGIRMASRKVRRPEATFATMDHNVSTRIRDLELADPISANQMKTLIKNCNENGITLYDLNHPDQGIIHVIAPEMGLTHPGMTIVCGDSHTSTHGAFGALAFGIGTSEVEHVLATQTLLQRRAKTMEIRVDGQLSPHVTAKDIVLAIIGKIGTGGATGYVIEYRGSAISSLSMEARMTVCNMSIEAGARAGLIAPDQTTFDYLKGKDFAPKGAEWDLAVQRWKRYVTDEGAKFDTSIVLKAEEIAPQVTWGTSPGQVVPVTGIVPDPKDAPDAVEKISIENALKYMDLKPGQKMQDVFVNKVFIGSCTNSRIEDLRVAATTVKGKKVSNKVQAIVVPGSGRVKRQAEAEGLDKIFIEAGFEWRQPGCSMCLAMNDDVLQPGDRCASTSNRNFEGRQGKGGRTHLVGPAMAAAAAVEGHFVDIRNWK; via the coding sequence ATGAAAACGATGTTCGAAAAAATCTGGGAAGACCATTTGGTCGGTGAATTGGATGGAGGGTCTTATCTACTTTATATAGATAGACATCTGATCCATGAGGTAACGAGTCCCCAGGCTTTTGATGGTATTCGTATGGCTTCTAGAAAGGTCCGCCGTCCGGAAGCTACTTTTGCAACCATGGACCATAACGTATCCACTCGGATCCGTGACCTGGAATTGGCTGATCCGATCTCTGCCAACCAGATGAAAACCCTTATCAAAAATTGTAATGAGAACGGTATTACTCTTTACGACCTAAATCACCCTGACCAGGGGATCATCCATGTGATCGCTCCTGAGATGGGACTCACTCATCCGGGGATGACTATTGTTTGTGGGGATTCTCACACTTCTACTCATGGTGCTTTCGGAGCACTTGCTTTTGGAATAGGAACTTCCGAAGTAGAACATGTGCTTGCTACTCAAACTCTTTTGCAAAGAAGAGCAAAGACCATGGAGATCAGAGTAGATGGCCAACTTTCTCCTCATGTAACTGCGAAGGATATCGTCCTTGCGATCATCGGTAAGATTGGCACAGGTGGTGCGACCGGATATGTAATCGAATATAGAGGATCTGCAATTTCTTCCTTAAGTATGGAAGCTCGTATGACTGTTTGTAATATGTCTATCGAGGCTGGTGCAAGAGCAGGACTTATCGCTCCTGACCAAACTACTTTTGATTATCTGAAAGGAAAAGATTTCGCGCCTAAAGGTGCAGAATGGGATCTCGCTGTCCAAAGATGGAAACGTTATGTAACAGACGAGGGAGCAAAATTTGATACTAGCATCGTATTAAAAGCAGAAGAGATTGCTCCTCAAGTTACTTGGGGAACTTCTCCAGGACAAGTAGTTCCTGTAACTGGTATTGTTCCCGATCCAAAAGATGCACCTGATGCTGTAGAAAAGATCAGTATCGAAAACGCACTCAAATATATGGACCTGAAACCTGGACAAAAGATGCAAGATGTCTTTGTTAATAAGGTATTCATCGGTTCTTGCACAAACTCCAGAATAGAAGATCTGAGAGTGGCTGCGACCACTGTAAAAGGAAAGAAGGTTTCCAATAAAGTCCAGGCAATTGTAGTTCCAGGTTCCGGAAGAGTAAAACGCCAAGCAGAAGCGGAAGGACTGGATAAAATTTTTATAGAAGCAGGCTTCGAATGGAGACAACCAGGTTGTTCTATGTGCCTTGCTATGAACGACGACGTTTTACAACCTGGGGATAGATGTGCTTCTACTTCTAATCGTAACTTCGAAGGAAGACAAGGAAAAGGTGGAAGAACTCACTTGGTCGGTCCTGCAATGGCTGCCGCCGCTGCTGTCGAAGGACATTTTGTAGATATTCGGAACTGGAAATAA
- the leuD gene encoding 3-isopropylmalate dehydratase small subunit produces the protein MKPFTQHEGLAVLIDRPNIDTDAIIPKQFLKKIERTGFGIHLFHDWRYLDDEGTKPNPEFSLNQDRYKGASVLVTRDNFGCGSSREHAPWALEDFGFRAIIAPSYADIFYNNCFKNGMLPVVLKPEEVDEIFKIVDKTPGAKIKIDLDKQNVISPSGNVYNFEVDSFRKYCLFNGLDDIGLTLQHAAEISTYEEKNRKDVPWLYASHK, from the coding sequence ATGAAACCCTTTACTCAACACGAAGGTTTAGCGGTCCTAATTGATCGCCCAAATATAGATACGGATGCAATCATCCCTAAACAATTTTTGAAAAAAATAGAACGCACAGGTTTCGGGATCCATCTATTCCATGACTGGAGATACTTGGATGACGAAGGAACTAAGCCGAATCCGGAGTTCAGTCTGAATCAAGACAGATACAAAGGAGCTTCCGTTCTTGTAACCAGAGATAATTTTGGATGCGGTTCTTCCAGAGAGCATGCTCCTTGGGCATTGGAAGATTTCGGATTTAGAGCGATTATTGCTCCTTCTTACGCTGATATTTTTTATAATAATTGTTTCAAAAACGGTATGCTTCCGGTTGTTTTAAAGCCGGAAGAAGTGGACGAAATTTTCAAGATCGTGGATAAGACTCCGGGAGCCAAAATTAAGATCGATCTGGACAAACAGAATGTGATCAGTCCTTCCGGAAACGTTTACAATTTCGAAGTGGATTCTTTCCGTAAGTATTGTTTGTTCAACGGTTTGGACGATATCGGTTTAACTCTGCAGCATGCTGCAGAGATCTCTACTTACGAAGAGAAAAATCGAAAAGATGTTCCTTGGTTGTACGCTTCTCATAAGTAA
- a CDS encoding PLP-dependent cysteine synthase family protein has protein sequence MFDEISRSIDEFGNSLLGALNNVQNAFGRELSVAKPIKENVLQMIGNTPLIKLNQIGSHIPNVEIYLKAEFCNPTGSVKDRTALSMVLAAERRGELKPGGSIFQAGYNTTAISLAWISTLRQYKFKVFLAPDTDQEKIKELKSYGASVEVVQLAKGNWDDSLLETAKAAKDKEKNSVILNEFKDMANTNAHFLFTGPEIWRDLGGNVDAFVAGGGSGGTLSGVGRYLKSKKPSLRVIMGVSKNSRFIRKMIQGDSSIRLPESFDPKVTDQYIGVDRDEALRYQSELYQKEGIFAGLTTGTTLASAIHYAESLPTREDQKTPSYKIVVLSPDRL, from the coding sequence ATGTTCGACGAAATTTCACGCTCCATTGATGAATTCGGCAATAGCCTTCTGGGGGCTTTGAATAATGTTCAAAATGCTTTTGGAAGGGAACTAAGTGTAGCTAAACCGATCAAGGAGAATGTTCTCCAAATGATCGGTAACACACCTCTGATCAAACTCAATCAGATCGGTTCTCATATTCCTAACGTAGAAATTTATCTAAAAGCCGAGTTCTGTAATCCTACAGGAAGTGTAAAAGATAGGACTGCACTTTCTATGGTGCTTGCCGCAGAAAGAAGAGGGGAATTAAAACCAGGCGGTTCTATTTTCCAAGCTGGTTATAATACTACTGCAATCTCTTTAGCTTGGATCTCTACTCTTCGCCAATACAAGTTCAAAGTATTTTTAGCTCCGGATACAGATCAGGAAAAAATTAAAGAATTAAAATCTTACGGCGCAAGTGTTGAAGTTGTTCAACTTGCAAAAGGTAACTGGGACGATTCTCTTTTAGAAACTGCGAAGGCAGCCAAAGATAAAGAAAAGAATAGTGTGATCTTGAATGAATTCAAGGACATGGCAAACACGAATGCGCACTTCTTATTTACCGGGCCGGAGATCTGGAGAGATCTTGGCGGGAATGTAGATGCATTTGTGGCAGGAGGAGGTTCCGGTGGAACTCTTTCCGGTGTTGGAAGATATTTAAAAAGCAAAAAGCCTTCTCTAAGAGTCATTATGGGAGTGAGTAAAAATTCTCGCTTCATCCGTAAAATGATCCAAGGTGATTCCAGTATCCGACTTCCTGAATCTTTCGATCCAAAAGTGACCGACCAGTACATTGGAGTTGATAGAGACGAGGCACTTCGTTATCAATCTGAGCTCTACCAAAAAGAAGGAATTTTTGCGGGGTTAACTACCGGTACCACGCTTGCATCCGCTATCCATTACGCGGAAAGTCTTCCAACTCGAGAGGATCAAAAAACTCCTAGCTATAAGATCGTAGTACTTTCTCCTGACCGACTTTAA
- a CDS encoding AAA domain-containing protein has product MEESYYSALRESLKKERKAELDKYKEEISSSDLNQRIQDGFTVFPLVFEDAELSADGNWKVLLKPTKSKNIPELFRPGTPVRIVKESEEYISVLLKANEDSYLVYMEEVPDWVEEGKLALEILPDETSFKEWDRALEKVISAKKGSREKYFADLFSNQLEVSKPNFKPLSNLPESLNDSQKKAVSAILQTEDFILVHGPPGTGKTKTIVESIRLLASEGKRILASAPTNSASDLLVESLEKLKVPVLRIGHPARMNPDILQNSLEMKVNNSPEAKLIERDRKEVQELLKKARKFKRSFGKEEAEERRSLYKEADSLRKSIKERQKVLIRYLLESHPVIVCTHTGASSYQLHNLEFDYAILDEGSQAIEPSSWIPILKAEKFVIAGDPFQLPPTVISEDPLLKVSLMERLLPVFQDKERVFLLDTQYRMTDPIQTFPNLKFYENRLKSGLQKDLREKVPFDSGEPFGSSLVFLDSSGTDTSEENSEGSLGNPWEAEFTVNIVKKILDSGWDPKNLILLSPYRYQRYLLKQKLEEILPDHSSQLEVETVDSFQGRESDAVIFSLVRSNPKGQIGFLSETRRWNVGMTRAKKLLVMVGDGSTLGQNAFFKDLLETVELAGELRTAWEFID; this is encoded by the coding sequence ATGGAAGAATCTTATTATTCTGCATTACGCGAATCTTTAAAAAAAGAAAGAAAAGCGGAGCTGGATAAGTATAAGGAAGAAATTTCCTCCTCCGATCTTAATCAAAGGATCCAAGACGGATTCACAGTATTTCCATTAGTATTCGAAGACGCCGAATTAAGTGCAGATGGAAACTGGAAAGTTTTACTTAAACCCACAAAATCCAAAAATATTCCGGAATTATTCAGACCGGGGACACCTGTTCGGATCGTAAAAGAATCAGAAGAATATATTTCCGTTCTACTCAAAGCAAACGAAGACTCTTACCTAGTTTATATGGAAGAAGTCCCGGATTGGGTGGAAGAGGGCAAACTTGCTTTGGAAATCCTTCCCGATGAGACAAGTTTTAAAGAATGGGATCGCGCCTTAGAAAAGGTGATCTCCGCTAAAAAAGGTTCCAGAGAAAAATACTTTGCGGACCTATTTTCCAATCAATTAGAAGTTTCTAAACCGAATTTTAAACCTCTCTCTAATCTTCCGGAAAGTCTGAATGATTCTCAAAAGAAAGCAGTCTCTGCAATTTTACAAACGGAAGATTTTATTTTAGTCCACGGTCCTCCCGGAACTGGTAAGACCAAAACGATTGTGGAGTCAATTCGACTCTTGGCTTCCGAAGGTAAACGAATACTCGCTTCCGCCCCGACAAATTCCGCTTCCGATCTACTTGTAGAATCTTTAGAAAAATTAAAGGTTCCTGTTTTAAGAATTGGTCATCCTGCCAGGATGAATCCTGATATTCTCCAGAATTCCTTGGAGATGAAAGTAAATAATTCTCCGGAAGCAAAGTTGATAGAGAGGGATAGAAAGGAAGTCCAAGAGTTGTTAAAGAAGGCCCGTAAATTCAAAAGGAGTTTTGGGAAAGAAGAAGCAGAAGAAAGAAGAAGTCTTTATAAAGAAGCTGACTCCTTGCGTAAAAGTATCAAGGAAAGACAGAAAGTTTTGATCCGATATTTACTCGAGTCCCATCCAGTCATAGTATGTACACATACTGGGGCTTCTTCCTACCAACTTCATAATTTAGAATTTGATTATGCCATTTTAGACGAGGGTAGCCAGGCAATAGAACCTTCTTCTTGGATCCCGATCTTAAAAGCGGAGAAGTTCGTGATCGCTGGAGATCCATTCCAACTTCCTCCCACAGTCATCTCGGAAGATCCTTTACTTAAGGTTTCTTTAATGGAGAGACTTCTTCCAGTTTTCCAAGATAAGGAAAGAGTATTTCTTTTGGATACTCAGTATAGAATGACTGACCCGATCCAAACATTTCCGAATCTGAAATTTTACGAAAATCGACTGAAATCCGGATTACAAAAAGATCTTAGAGAAAAAGTTCCTTTTGATTCCGGAGAACCATTCGGTTCTAGTTTAGTATTCTTAGATAGTTCTGGAACGGATACTTCGGAAGAAAATTCAGAGGGAAGTTTGGGAAACCCCTGGGAAGCAGAGTTTACTGTAAACATAGTAAAGAAAATTTTAGATTCAGGATGGGATCCTAAAAATCTGATCCTTCTTTCTCCATATAGATACCAAAGATATCTTCTGAAACAAAAATTGGAGGAAATACTTCCGGATCATTCTTCTCAATTAGAAGTTGAAACTGTGGATTCTTTTCAAGGAAGGGAATCTGATGCAGTGATTTTCAGTTTGGTTCGTTCTAATCCAAAAGGACAGATTGGATTTTTATCCGAAACTAGAAGATGGAATGTTGGAATGACCAGAGCTAAAAAACTTTTAGTAATGGTGGGTGACGGTTCCACCTTAGGACAGAACGCCTTCTTTAAAGATTTATTAGAGACGGTGGAATTAGCAGGTGAGCTTAGGACAGCCTGGGAGTTTATAGATTAA
- a CDS encoding NrsF family protein: protein MSNSESDKTGKLIQTLSSDLEKGTLNIYTLFLSCLGLVVLGIILGWSVSNLVGRTNAFPGWWPEPTLLLIWGIVSAYLFCRLAFPEERSAWAFWAAGTFLGAWIVFIIGRLFIEEVPAHIHLGLCPTIIASTSILLGAGAWFLLKNTASSRPGLSGFLFLNLLLASSNLGLKFVCSVQDPSHILISHLAFTLVWIGVLYIPVRKKFSW from the coding sequence ATGTCAAATTCAGAATCGGACAAGACGGGTAAACTGATCCAAACATTGAGTTCCGACTTGGAAAAAGGGACCCTTAACATTTATACCCTCTTCCTTTCCTGTTTGGGTTTAGTGGTCCTTGGAATCATCCTAGGCTGGTCCGTTTCGAATCTGGTAGGTAGAACGAATGCATTTCCTGGCTGGTGGCCAGAACCAACATTATTACTAATATGGGGAATTGTCTCGGCGTACCTATTCTGCAGACTTGCCTTCCCAGAGGAAAGATCCGCTTGGGCATTCTGGGCCGCAGGCACGTTTTTAGGGGCCTGGATCGTATTTATAATAGGTCGGCTTTTTATAGAAGAAGTTCCAGCTCATATTCATCTAGGACTTTGTCCCACAATTATAGCTAGCACGTCGATCTTACTTGGAGCAGGTGCTTGGTTTCTTTTGAAAAATACAGCGAGTTCCAGGCCAGGGCTATCCGGATTTTTATTCCTAAACCTTTTATTAGCGAGTTCTAATTTAGGTCTGAAATTCGTATGTTCCGTGCAAGATCCTTCTCATATTTTGATCTCTCATTTGGCATTTACATTGGTTTGGATCGGGGTCTTATACATTCCTGTCCGGAAAAAATTCAGTTGGTAA
- a CDS encoding RNA polymerase sigma factor, whose translation MAEKQDIWQILSERMRLAQEGDSKEYELLLSKCREILNNHLSSKVRDKEDREDLIQDILIGIHKARVTYRKEKPFAPWFFSIARYKTIDYIRRKGTRDRMVSAEMEGFAQEEKISIEDRWEVQQGLESWLNVLEPRQRKILTMAKLEGKSVREISETTGLSESNVKVIVHRSLEKLKRFFSESERTIEGSKTSKK comes from the coding sequence ATGGCGGAAAAGCAAGATATCTGGCAAATTCTTTCGGAAAGAATGCGCTTAGCCCAAGAAGGAGATTCCAAGGAATATGAACTCCTACTCTCCAAATGCAGGGAAATTTTAAACAATCATTTAAGTTCAAAGGTTCGTGACAAGGAAGATAGAGAAGACCTGATCCAGGATATTCTGATCGGAATTCACAAAGCCCGGGTTACGTACAGGAAAGAAAAACCGTTTGCACCCTGGTTTTTCTCCATTGCCAGATATAAGACCATAGACTATATCCGCAGGAAGGGAACCAGGGATAGAATGGTCTCTGCTGAGATGGAAGGATTTGCCCAGGAAGAAAAAATTTCGATAGAAGACCGATGGGAGGTCCAACAAGGACTGGAATCCTGGCTAAATGTTCTGGAACCGCGTCAGAGAAAGATCCTAACCATGGCTAAATTGGAGGGCAAATCGGTCCGAGAGATCTCGGAAACTACGGGTCTTTCCGAATCCAATGTAAAAGTGATCGTCCATCGTTCTCTGGAAAAGTTGAAACGATTTTTTTCCGAGTCTGAGAGAACGATAGAAGGCTCGAAAACGTCCAAGAAATAG